One window of Pseudomonas urmiensis genomic DNA carries:
- a CDS encoding methyl-accepting chemotaxis protein: protein MEQQYRQVDQVATASHEMSATAQDVARSAAQAAQAAREADQATRDGLAVIDRTTSSIDALAADMSSAMGQVEGLAQNSEKIGSVLEVIRSIAEQTNLLALNAAIEAARAGEAGRGFAVVADEVRNLARRTQESVEETRQVIEALQAGTQEVVGAMDSSYRQAQGGVEQVGQAVTALQRIGQAVTVITDMNLQIASAAEEQSAVAEEINSNVATIRDVTESLSGQANESARVSQSLNSLANQQQGLMDQFRV from the coding sequence ATGGAGCAGCAGTATCGCCAGGTCGACCAGGTGGCTACCGCCTCGCACGAGATGAGCGCCACTGCCCAGGACGTCGCCCGCAGCGCCGCCCAGGCCGCCCAAGCGGCACGGGAAGCGGACCAGGCAACCCGCGACGGCCTGGCGGTGATCGACCGTACCACCAGCAGCATCGATGCCCTGGCCGCCGACATGAGCAGTGCCATGGGCCAGGTCGAAGGCCTGGCGCAAAACAGCGAGAAGATCGGCTCGGTACTCGAAGTGATCCGCTCGATCGCCGAGCAGACCAACCTGCTGGCGCTCAACGCCGCGATCGAAGCGGCCCGTGCCGGGGAAGCCGGGCGCGGTTTTGCCGTGGTCGCCGACGAAGTGCGCAACCTCGCCCGCCGCACCCAGGAGTCGGTGGAAGAAACCCGCCAGGTCATCGAAGCCCTACAAGCTGGCACCCAGGAAGTGGTCGGCGCCATGGACAGCAGCTATCGCCAGGCCCAGGGCGGTGTCGAACAGGTTGGCCAGGCGGTCACCGCACTGCAGCGCATCGGCCAGGCGGTAACGGTAATCACCGACATGAACCTGCAAATCGCCTCGGCCGCCGAAGAACAAAGCGCGGTGGCCGAGGAGATCAACAGCAACGTGGCGACCATCCGCGATGTCACCGAATCGCTGTCAGGCCAGGCCAACGAATCGGCGCGGGTCAGCCAGTCGCTGAACAGTCTGGCCAACCAGCAGCAAGGGCTGATGGATCAGTTCCGGGTTTGA
- a CDS encoding S8 family serine peptidase — protein sequence MNLDVHFVYYRNFRFDGKFHVRCIGAGLEKVKSIRYELEKSGPDGPRQVDAMSVYSQAQSGVLSDHGCPALLRCDVAAGTYTIKPRVTLREGVADVTVDGSGAVVVAALQVVIDEGELSRGILDTVPLPGTASRRRRSVADEPAIDLAGEAPRVVDPYAETLEPFPDLPPGTSYPTLLVKFVEGGFDRLLAELEPGSGSRLVGLWPTLKSVIELQPLLAPQERNDDKLQALRNYCYLKQPASMLNDTYVALLKTLAALEYVESLQFVPADVDSAELLLAGAAVALATLITGVAVVAGNRAFDDAQPTPDFEPLQHYLDEPGPRYRGMNIRKAWDKQVNGKGARVHFSDGGLFPNHEDLKGNPKLKIVTLQPNGDPRHGTKSVGVLLATPNGFGMTGICHAAELYLYNNYAKDESGRHQTPKDLLRHVEPGDIVAINRQSAHLDALGVFLPSIHEQAWWDAAKALTERGAVVLFAAGNGSNETDAIKGVTRGYGVNLSQWRYFREHGEADAILVGASQSWDGKPHQYSNFSYPYRMLNSWGDSVATLSGGDLQDKSADERDYSRNYGGTSSATPLVAGALSLIQSYAMEQHHVYLNADQMHLLVMASGHKEAILPHSDVLPMGARPDVQRALQLLDRILGGGRFHAPRDEL from the coding sequence ATGAATCTTGATGTGCACTTTGTCTATTACCGCAACTTCCGCTTCGACGGCAAATTCCACGTGCGCTGTATCGGAGCTGGCCTGGAAAAGGTCAAGAGCATTCGCTACGAGCTGGAAAAGAGCGGGCCTGATGGACCACGACAAGTCGATGCGATGTCGGTGTACTCCCAAGCCCAAAGTGGTGTGCTGAGCGACCATGGCTGCCCTGCGCTATTGCGCTGCGACGTGGCAGCCGGAACCTACACGATCAAGCCGCGTGTCACGCTGCGCGAGGGCGTGGCAGATGTGACTGTCGATGGCAGTGGTGCGGTCGTAGTCGCAGCGTTGCAGGTTGTTATCGATGAGGGCGAGCTGAGCAGGGGGATACTCGACACTGTTCCTCTGCCAGGTACAGCGTCCAGGCGGCGGCGTTCGGTTGCCGATGAACCTGCAATCGATCTGGCGGGCGAGGCGCCCAGGGTGGTCGACCCGTACGCTGAAACGCTGGAGCCATTTCCTGATTTGCCGCCCGGCACGTCTTATCCGACGCTACTGGTCAAATTCGTCGAGGGCGGCTTCGACCGACTGCTGGCTGAGCTGGAGCCAGGCTCAGGCTCGCGATTGGTCGGCCTGTGGCCAACACTCAAGTCAGTGATCGAGCTGCAGCCTTTGCTGGCCCCGCAGGAGCGCAATGACGACAAGCTGCAGGCGCTGCGCAACTACTGCTACCTCAAGCAACCCGCAAGCATGCTCAACGATACCTATGTCGCTTTGCTCAAGACGCTGGCGGCGCTGGAGTACGTCGAGTCACTGCAGTTCGTGCCGGCGGATGTCGATTCTGCTGAGTTGTTGCTCGCCGGCGCTGCGGTTGCACTGGCAACCCTGATTACTGGGGTTGCAGTAGTGGCGGGCAATCGGGCTTTTGACGATGCACAGCCAACCCCAGACTTCGAGCCGTTGCAGCACTATCTGGATGAGCCGGGCCCGCGCTATCGGGGTATGAATATCCGCAAGGCATGGGATAAGCAGGTAAATGGAAAGGGTGCGCGTGTGCACTTTTCTGATGGCGGTCTGTTCCCTAACCACGAAGACCTCAAAGGTAACCCTAAGCTGAAAATTGTCACGCTGCAGCCTAACGGTGATCCCCGTCATGGCACGAAATCAGTGGGGGTTTTGCTCGCTACCCCTAATGGCTTTGGCATGACCGGCATTTGCCACGCCGCTGAATTGTACCTGTACAACAATTACGCCAAAGATGAATCAGGCCGCCACCAGACCCCGAAAGACCTGCTGCGTCACGTCGAACCCGGCGATATCGTGGCGATCAATCGCCAATCGGCGCATCTTGATGCGCTAGGCGTTTTTTTACCTTCGATCCATGAGCAGGCGTGGTGGGACGCGGCCAAAGCACTGACGGAGCGCGGTGCCGTGGTGCTCTTCGCCGCAGGAAACGGTAGCAATGAGACCGACGCCATCAAAGGCGTTACGAGGGGTTACGGCGTCAATCTCTCGCAATGGCGCTATTTTCGCGAGCATGGTGAGGCGGATGCAATCCTGGTTGGGGCCAGCCAGTCATGGGATGGCAAACCCCATCAATACTCGAATTTCTCCTATCCCTACCGAATGCTCAATTCCTGGGGCGACAGCGTGGCCACCCTCAGTGGTGGCGACCTGCAAGACAAATCGGCGGATGAGCGTGACTACAGCAGAAATTACGGTGGCACCTCCAGCGCTACGCCGTTGGTGGCTGGGGCGCTGAGCTTGATTCAGTCGTATGCGATGGAACAGCATCATGTCTACCTCAATGCCGACCAAATGCACCTGCTGGTCATGGCTTCAGGCCACAAGGAAGCGATCTTGCCGCACAGCGATGTCCTGCCCATGGGTGCGCGGCCCGATGTGCAGCGCGCCTTGCAGTTGCTCGATCGGATCCTCGGCGGCGGGCGCTTCCATGCGCCCAGGGATGAGCTGTAA
- a CDS encoding LysR family transcriptional regulator, with protein sequence MSLKALRTLVTIARHGTFARAADLLSLTPSAVSLHIKTLEDELQVELFDRSRRQVMLTEAGQLAVARAESILSAYDELADTLASGPSLRGRLRIGAIHTVLARRLPKALLWIKAHHPQLHVSVVSGMSAELARRVEDGELDAAITTEPVSPYPQCLSYTPLFEDRFWAIASPELAGQSLPQLLASQPFLRFDKRAWAGRQIEQELRKQHLQVNEQMELDSQEALARMAAMGLGVAIIPIADDDLERLPAATRLPFGEPQLTRRMVLLEHDKSQRRHLSAVLKTALDAT encoded by the coding sequence GTGTCCCTCAAAGCCCTGCGCACCCTGGTGACCATCGCCCGTCACGGCACCTTCGCCCGCGCCGCCGATCTGCTCAGCCTTACGCCCTCGGCTGTCAGCCTGCACATCAAGACCCTGGAGGATGAACTGCAGGTGGAGCTGTTCGACCGCAGTCGCCGCCAGGTGATGCTGACCGAAGCCGGGCAACTGGCGGTGGCCCGCGCCGAGAGCATCCTCAGCGCCTATGACGAACTGGCCGACACCCTGGCCAGCGGCCCCAGCCTGCGCGGGCGCCTGCGCATCGGCGCGATCCACACCGTGCTGGCCCGGCGCCTGCCCAAGGCCCTGCTGTGGATCAAGGCCCATCACCCGCAGCTGCATGTCAGCGTGGTCTCGGGCATGTCGGCCGAGCTTGCACGGCGGGTCGAGGACGGCGAGCTGGATGCGGCGATCACCACCGAACCGGTCAGCCCGTATCCGCAGTGTCTGAGCTATACGCCGTTGTTCGAAGACCGTTTCTGGGCCATCGCCAGCCCCGAACTGGCAGGCCAAAGCCTGCCGCAACTGCTCGCCAGCCAGCCGTTCCTGCGCTTCGACAAGCGCGCCTGGGCCGGCCGCCAGATCGAACAAGAGCTGCGCAAGCAGCACCTACAGGTCAACGAGCAAATGGAATTGGACAGCCAGGAGGCCCTGGCACGCATGGCCGCGATGGGCCTGGGTGTGGCCATCATCCCGATCGCCGACGATGATCTGGAGCGTTTGCCCGCTGCAACCCGGCTGCCCTTCGGCGAACCGCAACTGACCCGGCGCATGGTGTTGCTGGAGCATGACAAGAGCCAACGACGGCACCTGAGTGCAGTGCTCAAGACCGCTCTTGACGCTACATGA
- a CDS encoding AEC family transporter, translating into MLELLLTTLVPIILLIALGTWLRVRGFLAESFWPGAERLSYYVLLPSLFLHGLATANLDGVPVLGMVGVLMLSTLLGAALLVLYQGAVNHDGADFTSVFQGGVRFNNYIGATLAAGIYGSAGIALAAVANAAIVPLVNLLCVLVFARFSARHSSPATVLRAIFANPLIIGCAGGLLLRVAGVGLPAGLEPTIKALGQAALPLGLLCVGAALGGARLGQQVRPLLAASLFKFLVLPLTTWGLCRLLGLSGQAAVVAVLFQALPTASSSYVMARQMGGNAPLMATIIALQTVAAALTLPVMLSLTLS; encoded by the coding sequence ATGCTTGAGCTGCTGCTGACCACACTGGTGCCGATCATCCTGCTGATTGCCCTTGGCACCTGGCTGCGAGTGCGGGGTTTTCTCGCCGAGAGCTTCTGGCCTGGCGCTGAGCGCCTGAGCTATTACGTGCTGCTGCCGTCCCTGTTTCTACACGGCCTGGCCACTGCCAACCTCGATGGAGTACCGGTGCTGGGCATGGTGGGGGTACTGATGCTGTCGACCTTGCTGGGCGCGGCCTTGCTGGTGTTGTATCAGGGGGCGGTGAACCATGACGGCGCCGACTTCACCTCGGTGTTCCAAGGCGGCGTGCGCTTTAACAACTACATCGGCGCTACCTTGGCCGCCGGTATCTACGGCAGCGCCGGGATCGCCCTGGCCGCCGTGGCCAATGCTGCCATCGTGCCGCTGGTCAACCTGCTCTGCGTGCTGGTGTTTGCCCGATTCAGTGCCCGCCACAGCTCACCTGCCACGGTACTGCGGGCGATCTTCGCCAACCCGCTGATCATCGGCTGTGCCGGCGGGCTATTGCTGCGGGTCGCCGGGGTTGGCCTGCCGGCGGGGCTGGAGCCGACCATCAAGGCCCTCGGCCAGGCCGCCCTGCCCCTGGGGCTGCTGTGTGTCGGTGCAGCGCTGGGTGGTGCGCGCCTGGGGCAACAGGTCCGGCCGCTGCTGGCGGCGTCGCTGTTCAAGTTTCTGGTGTTACCGTTGACGACCTGGGGCTTGTGCCGCCTGCTCGGCCTGAGCGGCCAGGCGGCGGTGGTGGCGGTGTTGTTCCAGGCGCTACCGACCGCCTCATCGTCCTATGTAATGGCCCGGCAGATGGGCGGCAATGCGCCGTTGATGGCGACCATCATCGCCTTGCAGACGGTCGCTGCAGCCTTGACCCTGCCGGTGATGCTAAGCCTGACGCTGAGTTGA
- a CDS encoding cell wall hydrolase translates to MRLSSLLLGLALTLLAGPLNAADSAKAAVVEDKAQALEEKVVEEAPPPKKSETLSPSEVKAVDPAGQSPMDDSITCLARTIYWEAKEADARDMSAVASVVINRLGHDGFPDTICGVVKQGVETKSCQFSWWCDGRSDQVEEKQRYDVAKEIARKALNQQLKDPTGGALYFHDRTVRPDWAKAYRKTAETKLFLFYKPNPALAR, encoded by the coding sequence ATGCGCCTATCGTCGCTGCTGCTCGGCTTGGCCCTGACCCTGCTTGCAGGCCCACTCAATGCCGCTGACAGCGCCAAGGCCGCGGTCGTTGAAGACAAGGCCCAAGCCCTGGAAGAGAAGGTGGTCGAGGAGGCGCCACCGCCGAAAAAGAGCGAGACCTTAAGCCCCAGTGAAGTCAAAGCGGTCGATCCCGCTGGCCAATCGCCGATGGACGACAGCATCACTTGCCTGGCGCGCACCATCTATTGGGAAGCCAAGGAGGCGGATGCCCGCGACATGAGTGCGGTGGCCAGCGTGGTGATCAACCGCTTGGGCCACGATGGCTTCCCGGACACCATCTGCGGGGTGGTCAAGCAAGGAGTGGAAACCAAGAGCTGCCAGTTCTCCTGGTGGTGCGACGGGCGCTCTGATCAGGTCGAGGAAAAGCAGCGCTATGACGTTGCCAAAGAAATCGCCCGCAAAGCGCTCAACCAGCAGCTCAAGGACCCCACCGGGGGGGCGCTGTACTTCCATGACCGTACAGTGCGACCGGACTGGGCCAAGGCCTATCGCAAGACCGCCGAGACCAAGTTGTTTCTGTTCTACAAGCCAAATCCGGCGCTGGCCCGCTGA
- a CDS encoding dipeptide ABC transporter ATP-binding protein, whose translation MSGLDNVSPLVDIRGLRVSFKGVPVVHGVDVQVRAGQCVALVGESGSGKSVTARTLVGLTGAGAQVQAQRLAYAGRDLAGLDEASWQRLRGAQIGFVMQDALGSLDPLRRVGNEIEEALLLHTRLGPEARRLRVLELLREVGVPEPEVRARQYSWQLSGGLRQRALIAAAIACKPRLLIADEPTTALDATVQAQILALLEQLRGEDNSLLMVSHDLAVVARLADWVVVMRQGEVVEQGSAEQILQDPHDPYTQRLLTAARAVHFQRPATPALALVEPAVNTAKQPVLLEARNLSKAFIGPDGRAREVLSDVSLQLRAGQTLGVVGESGSGKSTLGRILLGLERPDQGQVQFAGQDWLALSNDQQRLARQGIQVVFQDPLASFDPRYTVLRVLAEALAQAGVPRALQRTEAVALLERVQLPAGVLERRPLELSGGQRQRIAIARALAMKPRVLVCDEPVSALDVSVQARILALLAELKAELNLACLFISHDLGVVEQVSDQVLVMQGGRVVEQGEAGQVLGQPRHPYTRALLDAVPGLPAAQPLWVRRIAV comes from the coding sequence ATGAGCGGCTTGGACAACGTTTCACCGTTGGTAGACATCCGCGGCTTACGGGTGAGTTTCAAGGGCGTGCCAGTGGTGCACGGGGTCGATGTGCAGGTGCGTGCTGGACAGTGCGTGGCGCTGGTGGGGGAATCGGGCTCGGGCAAGAGCGTCACTGCGCGCACCTTGGTCGGCCTGACCGGAGCCGGTGCGCAGGTTCAGGCGCAGCGCTTGGCCTACGCCGGTCGCGACTTGGCCGGTTTGGATGAGGCCAGTTGGCAGCGCCTGCGCGGCGCACAGATCGGCTTTGTCATGCAAGACGCCCTCGGCTCGCTCGATCCGCTGCGCCGGGTTGGCAACGAGATCGAGGAGGCGTTGTTGCTGCACACCCGCCTTGGCCCTGAAGCGCGACGCCTGCGGGTGCTGGAGCTGCTGCGCGAGGTCGGCGTGCCGGAACCGGAGGTGCGAGCCCGGCAGTATTCCTGGCAGCTGTCCGGCGGCTTGCGCCAACGTGCCTTGATCGCCGCGGCCATCGCCTGCAAGCCGCGCCTGCTGATCGCGGATGAGCCCACCACTGCATTGGATGCCACGGTACAGGCGCAGATCCTCGCTTTGCTTGAGCAACTGCGCGGCGAGGACAACAGCCTGCTGATGGTCAGTCATGACTTGGCGGTAGTCGCCCGCCTGGCCGATTGGGTCGTAGTAATGCGCCAAGGTGAAGTGGTGGAGCAGGGCAGCGCCGAGCAGATTCTGCAAGACCCTCATGACCCCTACACCCAACGCCTGCTGACAGCTGCGCGAGCGGTGCATTTCCAGCGCCCGGCCACGCCCGCGCTGGCCTTGGTGGAGCCTGCCGTGAACACAGCTAAACAACCGGTCTTGCTTGAGGCGCGCAATTTGAGCAAGGCGTTCATTGGCCCCGATGGGCGTGCGCGCGAGGTGCTGAGCGATGTGTCGCTGCAACTGCGGGCGGGGCAGACCCTGGGCGTGGTCGGTGAGTCGGGATCAGGCAAGAGCACCCTGGGGCGAATTCTGCTTGGACTGGAGCGTCCGGACCAAGGCCAGGTGCAGTTTGCCGGGCAGGACTGGTTGGCCTTGTCCAACGATCAGCAGCGCCTGGCGCGCCAGGGTATTCAGGTGGTGTTTCAAGATCCCCTGGCCTCGTTCGATCCGCGCTATACCGTGCTGCGAGTGCTGGCTGAGGCGTTGGCTCAGGCCGGAGTGCCGCGGGCCTTGCAGCGTACTGAGGCGGTGGCATTGCTGGAGCGGGTGCAACTGCCTGCGGGCGTGCTCGAACGCCGGCCGCTGGAGCTGTCGGGGGGGCAGCGTCAGCGCATCGCCATTGCCCGAGCGCTGGCGATGAAGCCGCGGGTGTTGGTGTGTGATGAGCCAGTGTCGGCGTTGGACGTGTCGGTACAGGCGCGGATTCTGGCGCTGTTAGCAGAGCTCAAGGCTGAGTTGAACCTGGCGTGCCTGTTCATCTCGCATGACCTGGGGGTCGTTGAGCAGGTCAGTGACCAGGTGCTGGTGATGCAGGGGGGGCGGGTGGTGGAACAAGGTGAGGCGGGGCAGGTGCTCGGTCAGCCGCGTCATCCTTACACCCGTGCGTTGCTGGACGCGGTGCCGGGGTTGCCAGCGGCGCAGCCGCTGTGGGTGCGGCGGATTGCGGTGTGA
- a CDS encoding ABC transporter permease, with amino-acid sequence MNAIAPDPALARVALAPPLSRWRPSRPGLCLAWAVLGLLLLAVALPGWLAPADPLLADARLAYQPPSTAFWLGTDENGRDVLSRLIHGARPSLFIGLAATAVGLGLGTLLGLLAGLAPAWLDNLLMRAVDVLLAFPDLLLALVIITLFGQGTTNLILAVGIAAVPRYARLVRAQTLTIRRAGFVEAALTLGRRPLAVVLSHVLPNAVQPVLILACIGLGSAITAAAALSFLGFGAPPPAPEWGATMAVARNFMANAPWLMAWPALAITLTVISISAIGRDWLRRSEGKSL; translated from the coding sequence ATGAACGCAATTGCTCCCGATCCTGCGCTTGCGCGCGTGGCCCTGGCGCCACCCTTGAGCCGTTGGCGGCCAAGCCGCCCAGGGTTATGCCTGGCCTGGGCGGTGCTTGGCCTGTTGCTGCTGGCAGTGGCGCTGCCCGGCTGGTTGGCGCCTGCCGACCCGCTGTTGGCCGATGCCCGTCTGGCCTATCAGCCACCGAGCACAGCGTTCTGGCTGGGCACCGATGAGAACGGCCGCGATGTGCTCAGCCGGTTGATTCACGGTGCACGCCCGTCGCTGTTTATCGGCTTGGCGGCAACTGCGGTGGGCCTCGGTCTGGGCACCCTGCTCGGGTTGCTGGCAGGCCTCGCCCCGGCGTGGCTGGACAACCTGCTGATGCGCGCAGTGGATGTGCTGCTGGCATTTCCCGACCTGCTGCTGGCATTGGTGATCATTACCCTGTTCGGCCAGGGCACCACCAACCTGATCCTCGCCGTGGGCATCGCCGCGGTGCCACGTTATGCGCGCCTGGTGCGTGCGCAAACCTTGACCATCCGCCGCGCAGGCTTCGTCGAGGCGGCGCTGACCTTGGGGCGGCGGCCGCTGGCCGTGGTGCTCAGTCACGTGTTGCCCAATGCGGTACAACCGGTGCTGATCCTGGCCTGTATCGGCCTGGGCAGCGCGATCACGGCTGCCGCCGCCTTGAGCTTCCTTGGTTTCGGTGCGCCGCCTCCGGCGCCGGAATGGGGCGCGACGATGGCGGTGGCGCGTAACTTCATGGCCAATGCGCCCTGGCTGATGGCCTGGCCGGCGCTGGCGATTACCCTGACTGTGATTTCCATCAGCGCCATCGGCCGTGACTGGCTAAGGCGCAGCGAGGGCAAAAGCCTATGA
- a CDS encoding NADP(H)-dependent aldo-keto reductase, producing MLYRPLGHTDLHVSLLSLGTMTWGHQNSEPDAHQQLDAALAAGINFIDTAEMYPTPTRAETWTTTERFIGTWLAARGNRDKLILASKIAGPSRDPAGQTHIRDGLSHHDRRNIVAALEGSLKRLQTDYLDLYQLHWPDRTTNIFGAREYPYVDDHPDSAAIQETLAVLDEQVKAGKIRHIGVSNETPWGVAQFLRHGEDQGLPRIASIQNPYSLLNRLYENGLSEFSHRDGVSLLAYSPLAFGALTGKYLDGARPEGARLSSVYRTFNRYDSAEANSAIASYVDIARRRGLSPAQLALAFVIRQPFVASAITGQTTLLQLQENLGALDLQLDDELLAEIQAVHRRIPNPAP from the coding sequence ATGCTCTACCGCCCGCTAGGCCACACCGATCTCCACGTCAGCCTGCTCAGCCTAGGCACCATGACCTGGGGCCACCAGAACAGCGAACCAGACGCCCATCAGCAACTGGACGCCGCGCTTGCCGCCGGCATCAACTTCATCGACACCGCCGAGATGTACCCCACTCCAACTCGCGCCGAAACCTGGACCACCACCGAGCGTTTCATCGGCACCTGGCTGGCCGCCCGCGGCAATCGCGACAAGCTCATCCTGGCCAGCAAGATCGCCGGCCCCTCGCGCGACCCGGCTGGGCAAACGCACATCCGCGACGGCCTTTCGCACCACGACCGACGCAACATCGTCGCGGCTCTCGAAGGCAGCCTGAAACGCTTGCAGACCGACTATCTGGACCTCTACCAACTGCACTGGCCCGACCGCACCACCAACATCTTCGGCGCCCGCGAATACCCCTACGTCGACGACCACCCAGACAGCGCAGCCATCCAGGAAACCCTGGCGGTGCTCGATGAGCAGGTCAAGGCCGGCAAGATCCGCCACATCGGCGTGTCCAACGAAACCCCGTGGGGTGTCGCGCAGTTCCTGCGTCATGGCGAGGACCAGGGGTTGCCGCGCATTGCCAGCATCCAGAACCCCTACAGCCTGCTCAATCGCCTGTATGAGAACGGCCTGTCAGAGTTCAGCCACCGCGACGGCGTCAGCCTGCTGGCCTATTCGCCGCTGGCGTTTGGCGCGCTGACGGGCAAGTACCTCGATGGCGCTCGCCCGGAGGGTGCGCGCTTGTCTTCGGTGTATCGCACCTTCAACCGCTACGACAGCGCCGAGGCCAACAGTGCCATCGCCAGCTACGTCGATATCGCCCGTCGCCGGGGCCTGAGCCCTGCGCAGCTGGCCTTGGCCTTCGTCATTCGCCAGCCCTTCGTGGCCAGCGCCATCACCGGGCAGACCACACTGCTGCAGCTGCAGGAAAACCTCGGTGCGCTCGACCTGCAACTGGACGACGAGCTGTTGGCCGAGATCCAGGCTGTACACCGCCGTATTCCCAACCCGGCGCCATGA
- a CDS encoding LLM class flavin-dependent oxidoreductase: MTQQKQMSLGMNILGFGSHSGAWRQGEAAIDAYIDVDYYRNIARISERGCLDAIFLADGPALPPDVASQAGGRLEPTILLTAVAAATERIGVIATCSSTYNEPFNLARRIASLDHISGGRAAWNVVTNAGDAAAQNFGYAGAPLHVDRYGRAEEFVDVTLKLWDSWEDDAIIGDRANGRFADPSKVHTLDFHGKHFQVKGPLNLPRSPQGRPVLVQAGSSEGGKALGSRYADAIFTTQTTLPDGLAFYREMKSRARAWGRDPQHLKIMPGLSTVIGSTEAEAHARFDQLNAWHGEHGLLQQVAGRIGIDASELDPDAPLPWARIGAVADFERGSHGFLEAQLNLARRENLTIRELSRRILVGHRLAVGTPEQVADTLAEWFLAGAGDGFNIMPDMFPSGAQVFVEEVVPLLQKRGLFRREYHGHTLRDHLGLPKAENQYAQIKVAQASA; this comes from the coding sequence ATGACACAGCAAAAGCAGATGAGCCTGGGCATGAATATCTTGGGTTTCGGCTCGCACTCCGGCGCCTGGCGCCAGGGCGAGGCCGCGATCGATGCCTATATCGACGTTGATTACTACCGCAACATCGCACGCATCTCCGAGCGTGGTTGCCTGGATGCGATCTTCCTCGCCGACGGCCCGGCGTTACCGCCGGATGTCGCCAGCCAGGCCGGTGGCCGTCTGGAGCCGACCATCCTGCTCACCGCCGTGGCTGCCGCCACCGAACGCATCGGGGTGATCGCCACGTGCTCGAGCACTTACAACGAGCCATTCAACCTGGCCCGACGGATAGCCTCGCTGGACCACATCAGCGGCGGCCGGGCGGCCTGGAACGTGGTGACCAATGCCGGTGACGCCGCCGCGCAGAACTTCGGCTACGCCGGCGCGCCACTGCATGTCGACCGCTATGGGCGGGCCGAAGAGTTCGTCGATGTCACCCTCAAGCTGTGGGACAGCTGGGAGGACGACGCGATCATCGGTGACCGTGCCAATGGCCGCTTCGCCGACCCGAGCAAGGTGCATACCCTGGATTTTCACGGCAAGCACTTCCAGGTCAAAGGCCCGCTCAACCTGCCTCGCTCGCCGCAAGGCCGGCCGGTGCTGGTGCAGGCGGGCTCCTCCGAAGGCGGCAAGGCCTTGGGCTCGCGTTATGCCGATGCGATCTTCACCACCCAGACCACCTTGCCCGACGGGCTGGCCTTCTACCGTGAGATGAAATCCCGGGCCAGGGCCTGGGGGCGTGATCCGCAGCATTTGAAAATCATGCCGGGGCTGTCGACGGTGATCGGCAGCACCGAGGCCGAGGCGCATGCCCGCTTCGACCAGCTCAATGCCTGGCATGGCGAGCATGGCTTGCTGCAGCAGGTGGCGGGGCGGATCGGTATCGATGCCAGTGAACTGGACCCCGATGCGCCGCTGCCCTGGGCACGGATTGGCGCGGTGGCGGATTTTGAGCGCGGCTCGCACGGTTTTCTGGAAGCGCAGCTGAACCTGGCCCGGCGCGAGAACCTGACCATTCGCGAACTGTCGCGGCGCATCCTGGTGGGTCATCGTCTGGCGGTCGGTACGCCCGAGCAAGTCGCCGACACCTTGGCCGAGTGGTTCCTGGCCGGGGCAGGGGATGGCTTCAACATCATGCCGGACATGTTCCCGTCCGGGGCGCAGGTGTTCGTCGAAGAGGTGGTGCCGCTGTTGCAGAAGCGTGGGTTGTTTCGCCGCGAGTATCACGGGCACACCTTGCGCGATCACCTGGGCTTGCCCAAGGCCGAGAACCAATATGCGCAGATAAAGGTGGCTCAAGCGTCGGCCTGA